From a region of the Sulfoacidibacillus ferrooxidans genome:
- a CDS encoding class I SAM-dependent methyltransferase, translating into MDNQHVLNEQQPQWEQAFAKNKDMFGEAPSEAAVRAAEIFKKHNQTHILELGAGQGRDTLYFARQGFHVHVLDYTVEGTERIIQKASEHGLSDRITVTQHDVRIPFPQLDASMDGCYSHMLYCMALTTDELQKLNAHIHKILRPGGLNIYTARHIGDPHYGQGVYRGEDLYEVGGFIVHFFDRAKVKQLAEGYRIVDIHELEEGGLPRRLFQVTLEKVDIK; encoded by the coding sequence ATGGACAATCAACATGTACTGAATGAACAACAACCGCAATGGGAGCAAGCATTTGCTAAGAACAAGGATATGTTTGGAGAAGCACCAAGTGAAGCCGCAGTGCGTGCTGCCGAGATCTTTAAAAAACATAACCAGACACACATTCTAGAATTAGGAGCGGGTCAAGGGAGAGATACACTGTATTTTGCTCGACAAGGATTTCATGTTCATGTACTTGATTACACGGTTGAAGGTACAGAACGTATTATACAAAAGGCCAGTGAACACGGACTCAGTGATCGAATCACAGTGACTCAACATGATGTGCGAATTCCCTTCCCGCAATTGGATGCGTCGATGGACGGTTGTTATTCCCATATGCTCTATTGCATGGCATTAACAACGGATGAACTACAAAAACTAAATGCACACATTCACAAAATTTTACGACCGGGTGGCTTGAACATCTATACTGCACGGCATATAGGGGATCCACATTATGGTCAAGGGGTCTACCGTGGTGAAGATTTGTATGAAGTAGGTGGATTTATCGTGCACTTTTTTGATCGTGCTAAAGTGAAACAATTAGCAGAGGGATATCGGATAGTAGATATACACGAACTTGAAGAAGGTGGACTTCCAAGGCGATTATTTCAAGTTACTTTAGAGAAAGTCGACATAAAGTAA
- a CDS encoding ferritin-like domain-containing protein produces MEDQNKRTSRRHFLKQAGFVSASVALGGFGLLDGDAFAATSTDTVQSIIDAALTAELLATTFYYTGLHSPIGVLLNSNNKPYLQGALGAEYYHVELLKGAGAQSSFTNFYFPSGTFASSETFLTILEALEGTFIKAYLAAVYQFGGPLKQPALAQLAAEIMGVECEHRVLGHEIAGLNVPNDFYLEESGGTSVAAIAAGLAPFVTPNQFPGGSDGPYALPSSWQVKEAVGSNGGWNPNNKKPLTQQQIHNG; encoded by the coding sequence GTGGAAGACCAAAACAAACGCACATCACGTAGACATTTTTTAAAGCAAGCCGGTTTCGTCAGTGCTTCTGTAGCTCTTGGAGGTTTTGGATTACTGGATGGTGACGCCTTTGCTGCAACATCGACGGACACCGTCCAGAGTATTATTGATGCTGCTTTGACTGCTGAACTGTTAGCTACTACATTTTATTATACCGGTTTGCATTCTCCAATAGGTGTTTTACTCAATAGTAATAACAAACCCTATCTTCAAGGTGCTCTCGGTGCTGAATATTACCACGTTGAACTTTTAAAAGGGGCGGGCGCTCAATCGTCTTTTACCAACTTTTATTTCCCTAGTGGTACCTTTGCTTCTAGCGAAACCTTCTTAACGATCCTCGAAGCATTAGAAGGCACTTTCATTAAAGCCTATCTTGCTGCCGTCTATCAATTTGGAGGGCCTTTAAAACAACCTGCTCTCGCTCAATTGGCTGCTGAAATTATGGGGGTCGAGTGTGAGCATCGCGTCTTAGGCCACGAAATTGCCGGTCTGAACGTACCTAACGACTTTTACCTTGAAGAATCAGGTGGTACTTCTGTTGCCGCCATTGCCGCTGGGTTAGCTCCCTTTGTTACACCCAACCAATTCCCTGGTGGTTCAGATGGTCCTTATGCTCTCCCCTCCTCTTGGCAAGTCAAAGAGGCTGTCGGTTCTAACGGCGGGTGGAATCCCAATAACAAAAAACCACTCACACAACAACAAATTCACAACGGATAA
- a CDS encoding ArsR/SmtB family transcription factor yields the protein MNPQVHEVFRALGDSNRLKIVNGLLLECQNVNEISEGIGLSQPLTSHHLKILRGVGIVRMEIQATFRYY from the coding sequence ATGAACCCTCAAGTTCATGAGGTATTTAGAGCTTTAGGAGATAGTAACCGGTTAAAAATTGTCAATGGGTTATTGTTAGAGTGTCAAAATGTGAATGAAATTTCTGAGGGAATAGGACTTTCACAACCATTAACATCACATCATCTGAAAATCCTCAGAGGGGTTGGGATTGTTCGAATGGAGATTCAGGCAACTTTTCGTTACTACTGA
- a CDS encoding malate:quinone oxidoreductase, which yields MDNIEKVTDVILIGAGIMSATLGALLKELVPEWEIKVFEKLGDSGEESSNEWNNAGTGHSALCELNYTTEKSDGSIDISKAIVINEQFQLSRQFWSFLVKSNLLRNPKDFIMPIPHMSLVQGEKNVAFLKKRFEVLSNHPMFQGMEFSDDPDQLKEWIPLIMEGRTSEEPIAATKIDSGTDVNFGALTRMLFDHLKSKDVEINYNHSVEDFKRLSDGSWEVKVQDIANGTIENHMAKFVFIGGGGGSLPLLQKTGIPESKHIGGFPVSGLFMVCSNPEVVEQHHAKVYGKAKIGAPPMSVPHLDTRYIDNKRTLLFGPFAGFSPKFLKTGSNFDLIGSVKPDNVLTMLAAGVKEMALTKYLIQQVMLSNEERMEELREFIPNAKSEDWEVMSAGQRVQIIKDTESGGKGTLQFGTELITSADGSIAALLGASPGASTVVHVMLELLNKCFPQHMKEWEPKIKEMIPSYGLSLVENPELYKEIHDSTSQTLGLSEKETVYL from the coding sequence ATGGATAATATAGAGAAAGTAACAGATGTGATTTTGATTGGTGCTGGAATCATGAGTGCAACTTTAGGTGCACTATTAAAAGAGTTAGTACCGGAATGGGAAATAAAAGTATTTGAAAAACTGGGGGATTCCGGTGAAGAAAGTTCTAACGAATGGAACAATGCGGGAACGGGTCATTCTGCTCTGTGCGAGCTTAACTATACAACTGAAAAATCTGATGGATCTATAGATATTAGCAAAGCTATCGTTATTAATGAACAGTTTCAGCTTTCAAGACAGTTTTGGTCTTTTCTTGTGAAGAGTAATCTCCTTCGGAACCCCAAAGATTTTATCATGCCGATACCTCATATGAGTTTAGTTCAGGGTGAAAAAAATGTTGCTTTTTTGAAAAAACGTTTCGAGGTATTATCAAATCATCCAATGTTTCAAGGGATGGAATTTTCCGATGATCCTGATCAATTGAAAGAATGGATTCCGCTTATTATGGAAGGTCGTACTTCGGAAGAACCAATAGCAGCTACAAAAATTGATTCTGGAACGGATGTCAATTTTGGCGCTTTAACACGCATGCTATTTGATCATTTAAAAAGTAAAGATGTGGAAATAAATTACAATCATAGTGTTGAGGATTTTAAACGTCTTAGCGATGGTTCGTGGGAAGTGAAAGTGCAAGATATCGCTAATGGTACAATTGAAAACCACATGGCAAAATTCGTTTTTATCGGCGGTGGTGGTGGGAGTTTGCCTTTATTACAAAAAACCGGTATTCCTGAATCGAAACATATTGGAGGATTCCCTGTTAGCGGTTTATTTATGGTATGCAGTAATCCGGAAGTTGTAGAGCAGCATCATGCAAAAGTATACGGTAAAGCTAAGATTGGTGCTCCTCCAATGTCTGTGCCCCACCTTGATACAAGATATATCGATAACAAAAGAACATTGCTGTTTGGACCGTTTGCAGGCTTCTCACCTAAGTTCTTAAAAACGGGTTCAAATTTTGATTTGATAGGTTCTGTAAAACCAGACAATGTATTGACGATGTTAGCTGCTGGAGTAAAAGAAATGGCTTTGACAAAATATCTGATTCAACAAGTGATGTTATCGAACGAAGAGCGTATGGAAGAACTACGGGAGTTTATTCCCAACGCTAAAAGCGAAGATTGGGAAGTAATGTCAGCAGGGCAGCGTGTGCAAATTATTAAGGATACTGAGTCAGGCGGTAAAGGGACACTTCAATTTGGTACAGAACTCATTACCTCTGCTGATGGTTCAATAGCTGCATTGCTTGGCGCTTCACCAGGTGCTTCTACTGTTGTACACGTGATGCTTGAGTTGTTAAATAAATGTTTCCCGCAACATATGAAAGAGTGGGAACCTAAGATTAAAGAAATGATCCCTTCTTATGGATTATCACTTGTTGAAAATCCAGAACTTTACAAAGAAATTCATGATTCAACTTCGCAAACACTTGGGCTAAGTGAAAAAGAAACGGTTTATCTATAG
- a CDS encoding methyltransferase family protein has protein sequence MINIYSYESPLFWTLFYVWFILEIFFGVRARYLQRGQPKRNHNDRGSGALIMGGMYILIVISIIFVVNQIGILPIWARYIGYFLMIIGMIIRFFAIIQLGRFFSPTVGVVSNQEMIQSGLYRSIRHPAYTGGWIAAVGIGLSLGTSWGALLLGLGLLLIYTYRIRIEEQMMIQHFGNQYTEYRNHTKRMFPGIW, from the coding sequence ATGATCAATATATACTCCTATGAAAGTCCTCTATTTTGGACTCTGTTTTATGTGTGGTTCATACTGGAGATTTTCTTTGGAGTACGAGCACGTTATCTTCAACGCGGGCAACCTAAAAGGAATCATAATGATCGCGGATCAGGTGCATTGATTATGGGAGGCATGTATATTCTCATAGTAATTTCGATAATCTTTGTTGTTAATCAGATAGGAATTTTACCGATTTGGGCTAGATATATAGGATATTTTCTGATGATTATTGGAATGATCATTCGTTTTTTTGCAATCATTCAGCTAGGGCGGTTTTTTTCACCTACTGTTGGAGTCGTGTCAAACCAAGAGATGATTCAGTCGGGTTTATACCGATCTATTCGGCATCCTGCTTATACTGGTGGATGGATTGCAGCGGTTGGTATCGGATTGAGTCTTGGAACATCGTGGGGGGCATTGCTTTTGGGACTTGGATTATTGCTGATCTATACATATAGAATTCGTATTGAGGAGCAAATGATGATTCAACATTTTGGAAATCAATATACAGAGTATAGGAATCATACTAAAAGGATGTTTCCTGGTATATGGTAA